Proteins encoded in a region of the Vibrio ponticus genome:
- a CDS encoding SLC5/6 family protein produces the protein MTKQEWQKAIKFDNVDIGWVVMSIGMAIGAGIVFLPVQVGVMGLWVFLLSSVIGYPAMYLFQKLFINTLAESKKCTDYPGVIEGYLGKNWGVALGVLYFLMLVIWVLVYSLAVTNDSASYLHSFGVTEGHLNDNVFYGLALICVLAFIGSKGEKLLFKLSGFMAVTVLSLVAVMGILLVARWDMANIPAIGDFGPMLKNAIITLPFTLTSILFIQSLSPMVISYRSHEKSIEVARYKAERAMKIAFSILFVIVFFFAVSFTFAISQEQAAEAMNKNISALAIIAHYFPGSWATVAGIVINIFAVVTSFFGVFLAFQEACRGLAMNILLRSRDESQINKELVNKLVTVFIILLAWSAIALNAPILSFTSICSPIFGMVGCLIPAYLVHKVPHLHKYKGAATNLIIVTGILLCISPLLAFM, from the coding sequence ATGACCAAACAAGAATGGCAAAAAGCGATTAAGTTCGACAACGTCGATATTGGTTGGGTGGTAATGAGTATCGGTATGGCGATTGGTGCTGGTATCGTATTTTTACCAGTTCAAGTTGGTGTAATGGGTCTATGGGTATTTCTCCTTTCTTCGGTTATTGGCTACCCGGCCATGTACCTATTTCAAAAACTTTTTATTAATACCTTAGCTGAATCGAAAAAATGTACTGACTACCCAGGCGTAATTGAAGGTTATTTGGGTAAAAACTGGGGTGTAGCACTGGGTGTGCTTTACTTCTTAATGTTGGTCATTTGGGTACTTGTGTATTCATTGGCGGTAACCAATGATAGTGCTTCATACCTACACTCATTTGGTGTGACTGAAGGTCATTTAAACGACAACGTATTCTATGGTTTAGCACTTATTTGTGTGCTGGCGTTTATCGGCTCAAAAGGTGAGAAGCTTCTGTTTAAATTGTCTGGTTTTATGGCAGTGACAGTACTATCTCTTGTTGCGGTAATGGGTATTCTACTGGTTGCTCGTTGGGATATGGCAAACATTCCTGCTATTGGTGACTTTGGTCCAATGCTTAAGAATGCAATCATTACTCTACCATTTACGCTCACCTCTATTCTGTTTATTCAGTCGCTTAGCCCAATGGTGATCTCTTATCGTTCACACGAGAAATCAATTGAAGTAGCGCGTTACAAAGCAGAACGTGCAATGAAAATCGCTTTCTCTATTCTGTTTGTCATCGTGTTCTTCTTCGCAGTGTCATTTACTTTTGCGATTAGCCAAGAGCAAGCTGCAGAAGCAATGAACAAGAACATTTCAGCTCTAGCAATCATTGCACACTACTTCCCAGGTAGCTGGGCGACGGTAGCGGGTATCGTGATTAACATCTTTGCGGTAGTGACCTCTTTCTTTGGTGTGTTCCTAGCGTTCCAAGAAGCTTGTCGTGGTCTAGCGATGAACATCTTGCTACGTAGCCGTGATGAGTCTCAAATCAACAAAGAGCTAGTAAACAAACTAGTAACCGTGTTCATCATCCTACTAGCTTGGTCAGCGATTGCACTGAATGCGCCGATTCTATCGTTTACTTCAATCTGTAGCCCAATCTTCGGTATGGTAGGCTGCTTGATTCCTGCTTACCTAGTACACAAAGTACCGCACCTACACAAATACAAAGGTGCAGCAACTAACCTAATTATCGTAACGGGTATCCTATTGTGTATCTCTCCGTTACTGGCGTTCATGTAA
- a CDS encoding L-cysteine desulfidase family protein, with product MKQHLWPLFIDVIHREVVPALGCTEPVSVALATAIAIDRLGIKPEASSVNIEAIVSANLMKNGMGVGIPGTGSVGLNMAAAIGAVAGDHTANLEVLKNVTADDVAVAKQMLENKQVTVGVADVANILYAKVTVFYQDRSVAVTIADGHTNIIAIEEDGITIFKAEPQEKSEQVVSANPFAEATAKDVYDFAMNADLNDIRFIEQAKVLNTELSEEGLAGNYGLEIGATFRKNEQRGLLSGGLLTEVLVRTSAASDARMDGAMKPAMSNSGSGNQGIAATMPVVASAEFLKATEEQTIRALMLSHLMAIYVKSYQNKLSALCGATTASMGSAAAITYLLGGDYEKVSASICSMIGDVAGVICDGAKTSCAMKVSSSASSAVKAALMAIDGIRVTGNEGIVANDVDHSIINLSALANGSMTQTDVQILDIMMQK from the coding sequence ATGAAACAACACTTATGGCCATTATTTATTGATGTTATTCATCGTGAAGTCGTCCCTGCCCTTGGTTGTACTGAACCAGTCTCAGTTGCACTCGCAACTGCAATCGCAATTGACCGCCTAGGTATCAAACCTGAAGCTAGCTCAGTGAACATTGAAGCAATCGTTTCTGCCAACCTAATGAAAAATGGTATGGGCGTAGGTATTCCAGGGACCGGTTCTGTTGGTCTTAACATGGCAGCGGCTATCGGTGCTGTTGCAGGTGACCACACTGCAAACCTTGAAGTACTTAAAAACGTAACTGCGGATGACGTTGCCGTTGCGAAACAGATGTTGGAAAACAAGCAAGTGACCGTGGGTGTTGCTGATGTGGCGAACATTCTGTATGCCAAAGTAACGGTGTTTTATCAAGACCGCAGCGTAGCTGTGACTATCGCTGATGGTCACACCAATATTATTGCGATTGAAGAAGATGGCATCACCATCTTTAAAGCTGAGCCGCAAGAGAAAAGCGAGCAAGTCGTTAGCGCGAATCCTTTTGCAGAAGCAACCGCTAAAGATGTGTATGATTTTGCAATGAATGCTGATCTAAACGATATTCGATTTATTGAACAGGCCAAAGTGCTAAACACAGAACTTTCTGAAGAAGGTCTAGCAGGTAACTACGGCTTAGAAATCGGTGCCACATTCCGTAAAAATGAGCAGCGCGGCTTATTGTCAGGTGGCCTTCTAACAGAGGTGTTAGTTCGTACTTCTGCCGCATCTGATGCGCGTATGGACGGTGCAATGAAGCCAGCCATGAGTAACTCAGGTTCAGGTAACCAAGGTATTGCGGCAACTATGCCTGTCGTTGCCAGTGCCGAGTTCTTAAAAGCAACAGAAGAGCAGACTATTCGTGCGTTAATGCTTTCACACTTAATGGCGATTTACGTTAAGAGTTACCAGAACAAGCTATCAGCGCTTTGTGGTGCGACAACGGCATCTATGGGCTCTGCAGCGGCGATTACTTATCTACTTGGTGGCGACTATGAGAAAGTGAGTGCATCGATCTGTAGTATGATTGGTGACGTTGCTGGTGTTATTTGTGATGGCGCAAAAACGTCTTGTGCAATGAAAGTGTCTTCATCAGCCAGTTCAGCGGTTAAAGCAGCATTGATGGCGATCGATGGTATTCGAGTGACAGGTAATGAAGGTATTGTGGCGAATGATGTCGACCACTCTATTATCAATCTTTCTGCGTTGGCAAATGGCTCGATGACTCAAACGGATGTACAGATCCTTGATATCATGATGCAAAAGTAA
- a CDS encoding Lrp/AsnC family transcriptional regulator: MVAERVKLDKVDRLLLAALQEDATMPLNELAKTVNLTTTPCWKRLKRLEEEGVITKRVALLDPEKIGVNFTAFVQVKTCDHSHAWYEKFVLAVFDMPEVMDFYRMAGEYDYMMRVQVEDMAAFDRFYKQLVNQVEGLTNVTSTFAMESLKFTTVLPLK, encoded by the coding sequence ATGGTGGCAGAACGAGTAAAACTGGATAAGGTCGATCGCCTATTACTGGCAGCCCTACAAGAAGATGCAACAATGCCTCTTAATGAGTTAGCGAAAACCGTTAACTTAACAACGACACCTTGTTGGAAGCGTTTGAAGCGTCTTGAAGAAGAAGGCGTAATTACCAAGCGTGTTGCCCTACTAGACCCTGAGAAAATTGGCGTTAACTTTACCGCTTTTGTTCAGGTAAAAACTTGTGACCACTCTCATGCATGGTATGAGAAGTTCGTGCTTGCCGTGTTCGATATGCCAGAAGTGATGGACTTCTACCGTATGGCTGGTGAATACGATTATATGATGCGAGTGCAAGTGGAAGACATGGCAGCCTTTGACCGCTTCTACAAGCAGTTGGTAAACCAAGTAGAAGGGCTTACTAACGTAACGTCTACGTTCGCGATGGAATCGCTTAAGTTCACCACGGTATTGCCTCTAAAATAA
- a CDS encoding GGDEF domain-containing protein: MEADDIVTRTLFDSVASEFDVTIEYIYYPSFNDILTAVEIGESDFAANVTFTDQREERFDFSSPTNIEYTYLYSLAGATLSSIQRVGVPKGTIYGALIAKNYPDIEQVEYQGQLEAKRLLEQGLVDGIVDAINQLKPMLSAGYDAELLNHQISIKPVSLIATKGKHKQQLEQFQQFIHTAQVQKALRESVEGYQFQLRREALRNMVTRAGIDRNQPLKVKIEHIGQYATYHDNGKVTGVTPEVLFSACHILQLNCQLVSHAEETWESMYGDFLAEKIDMLSPLAISEPRKEIANFSKPYYTSTGIVLKREGYKDNVYSNISELIVERIGVVKDDIYHEVLAKMLPQKKLYTYPNNAARVAALLNREVDYLVMSRSSFNKVLRESKTLLPITEDKLIGEVYYTDIAIGFNNDEKGAVLASLFSQAITMLDLERIINKHYIQPDWKATLQSEQKLARLSLVVFFVALAASLIASFYLNQQSNTDNLTRLKNRRALKRRFSKGVPAEVTLVYLDVNKFKPINDTYGHEVGDQVLQELSRNINRYWKGQSYRIGGDEFILIGTPNGYDLSHALLHLQKIRFTSLSNDIALEVSVAFGVSKPRGTSMTLEAVMHEADLSMYSNKRKANVIESRRLRNELASSAR; encoded by the coding sequence ATGGAGGCGGATGATATTGTTACCCGAACATTATTTGACTCGGTGGCATCCGAGTTTGACGTTACGATTGAATATATCTACTACCCAAGTTTCAACGATATCCTGACCGCAGTTGAGATTGGGGAGAGTGATTTTGCTGCGAATGTTACCTTTACCGATCAGCGCGAAGAGCGCTTTGACTTCTCTAGTCCTACCAATATCGAATATACCTATCTTTATAGCTTAGCTGGTGCAACACTCTCTTCGATACAGCGGGTCGGAGTGCCGAAGGGTACGATATATGGTGCGTTAATCGCGAAAAACTATCCCGATATTGAGCAAGTGGAATATCAAGGTCAACTTGAAGCCAAGCGCTTGCTTGAGCAGGGATTAGTTGACGGCATCGTTGACGCGATTAATCAGTTAAAACCGATGCTATCGGCGGGTTATGATGCTGAGCTGCTTAATCACCAGATCTCAATCAAACCGGTGTCGCTCATTGCGACAAAAGGTAAACATAAGCAGCAGCTTGAGCAGTTCCAACAATTTATCCATACCGCACAAGTGCAAAAAGCCTTGAGAGAGTCGGTCGAGGGCTATCAATTTCAACTTCGTCGTGAAGCTTTACGTAATATGGTCACTCGAGCGGGTATTGACAGAAATCAACCGCTGAAAGTGAAAATAGAGCATATTGGTCAGTATGCGACTTATCACGATAATGGCAAAGTGACGGGAGTGACGCCAGAGGTACTGTTTTCTGCTTGCCATATATTGCAGCTAAATTGCCAACTTGTCAGTCATGCTGAGGAGACATGGGAATCGATGTATGGTGACTTTTTAGCGGAAAAGATTGATATGTTGTCTCCGCTTGCCATATCTGAACCTCGCAAAGAGATCGCAAACTTTAGTAAGCCTTATTACACCTCGACAGGTATCGTACTTAAGCGAGAGGGTTATAAAGATAATGTTTACAGTAATATTTCAGAGCTGATCGTTGAAAGAATAGGCGTCGTCAAAGACGATATTTACCATGAAGTCTTAGCGAAAATGCTGCCGCAGAAGAAGCTCTATACCTATCCCAATAATGCGGCTCGAGTTGCCGCGTTATTAAACCGAGAAGTCGACTACTTGGTTATGTCCCGCTCGAGTTTTAATAAGGTATTACGAGAGTCGAAGACGTTACTGCCAATTACTGAGGATAAGTTAATTGGTGAGGTTTACTATACGGACATCGCAATTGGGTTTAACAATGATGAGAAAGGGGCGGTTTTAGCTTCACTGTTTTCTCAAGCGATCACCATGTTGGATTTAGAGCGAATTATTAATAAGCACTACATTCAGCCTGATTGGAAAGCAACCTTACAGAGTGAGCAAAAACTGGCGCGTTTAAGTCTGGTTGTTTTCTTTGTCGCGTTGGCCGCGTCTTTAATTGCGAGCTTCTATCTTAACCAGCAATCTAATACGGATAATCTGACTCGTCTTAAGAATCGCAGAGCGTTAAAACGTCGATTTAGTAAAGGTGTACCCGCAGAAGTGACGTTAGTCTATTTGGATGTGAACAAATTTAAACCGATTAATGACACCTATGGGCATGAAGTGGGCGATCAAGTCTTGCAAGAGTTGTCGAGAAACATTAATCGATATTGGAAAGGGCAGAGTTATCGTATTGGTGGCGATGAATTTATTTTGATTGGCACACCAAATGGCTATGATCTAAGCCACGCGCTCTTACATTTGCAGAAGATCCGTTTTACTTCTTTGAGTAATGATATTGCGCTCGAAGTTTCGGTCGCATTTGGTGTTTCTAAGCCGCGAGGAACAAGTATGACGCTTGAAGCGGTAATGCATGAAGCTGATTTATCGATGTATTCGAATAAGCGCAAAGCGAATGTGATTGAATCACGCCGCTTACGTAATGAATTGGCTTCATCGGCTAGGTAG
- a CDS encoding VP0952 family biofilm-associated protein: MLFSTLQFFIAALLAVVCARVLGVSEGEIPLVAVLVPALWLIQKRSFASAVFFVSVLAYGLTLPHQPITLSVSVWILFPLLMVIFSKRSNMIAVAISALIVVTLQVGIMSTQTAGKLEGSAVMTGFQTLAVILIWWSVSHWKPAKEHRWWVLVLLLPLWVAQFTYGILFALSAIGIMSTLENLLKVKSFKWGKLLCWTLPTVGFAALVISPQVDVPNPVFVVWLCLLGTAWITDYILQSVEYNEEI; this comes from the coding sequence ATGTTGTTTTCTACCCTACAGTTTTTTATTGCTGCACTACTGGCTGTGGTGTGCGCACGAGTGCTCGGCGTTAGTGAAGGAGAGATCCCTTTAGTCGCGGTATTGGTGCCAGCGTTGTGGCTAATCCAAAAGCGCAGTTTCGCTTCGGCTGTGTTTTTTGTCTCGGTGCTAGCCTATGGTCTCACCTTACCCCATCAACCGATTACTTTATCGGTTAGTGTTTGGATTCTCTTCCCTTTGTTGATGGTCATCTTTTCTAAGCGCTCTAACATGATTGCCGTAGCGATATCGGCGCTGATTGTTGTTACGTTGCAAGTAGGGATCATGTCGACTCAAACGGCGGGAAAACTCGAAGGGTCAGCGGTTATGACGGGCTTTCAGACTCTCGCTGTGATTTTGATTTGGTGGTCTGTTAGTCATTGGAAGCCGGCGAAAGAACATCGTTGGTGGGTACTAGTATTGCTGTTACCGTTATGGGTTGCGCAGTTTACTTACGGGATTTTGTTTGCGCTTTCAGCAATTGGCATTATGTCGACGCTCGAAAATCTTCTTAAAGTCAAAAGCTTTAAATGGGGCAAGCTATTATGTTGGACTTTGCCCACGGTAGGCTTTGCTGCTTTGGTGATTAGCCCACAAGTAGACGTACCAAACCCAGTATTTGTCGTTTGGTTGTGTCTACTCGGAACGGCGTGGATCACGGACTATATATTACAAAGTGTCGAGTACAACGAAGAAATATGA
- a CDS encoding DNA base-flipping protein — MDQFLAQIFAVIHQIPEGKVISYGEIAKLAGYPGYARHVGKALSNLPEGSKLPWHRVLNSQGKISLKGHDLDRQRAKLLAEGIECSEVGKVNLRKYKWQP; from the coding sequence ATGGATCAGTTTTTAGCGCAAATCTTTGCAGTAATTCACCAAATTCCCGAAGGAAAAGTCATCAGTTACGGTGAAATTGCCAAATTAGCTGGCTATCCGGGGTATGCACGTCATGTAGGAAAAGCACTAAGCAACCTTCCTGAGGGCTCGAAGCTACCTTGGCATCGGGTGTTAAATAGCCAAGGAAAAATTTCACTTAAAGGTCATGATCTTGACCGGCAACGAGCAAAGTTACTTGCTGAGGGTATCGAGTGCAGTGAAGTGGGAAAAGTTAACTTGAGAAAATACAAATGGCAGCCCTAG
- a CDS encoding YbaY family lipoprotein, with amino-acid sequence MKKALMLMSSVLFGAVLMGCQSEPTSQVQMQQSVTGTVAYRERIMLPENAVVTVRLQDISLADAPAKLVAEQVMETEGKQIPFAFTLNYDADTIQPGHTYAVSARIEVNGKLRFTTDTVYPVITDEAKTQHRDLMLVGVGR; translated from the coding sequence ATGAAAAAAGCACTGATGTTGATGTCGTCGGTTCTGTTCGGAGCAGTTTTAATGGGTTGTCAAAGTGAACCAACATCACAAGTTCAAATGCAGCAATCGGTAACAGGTACAGTGGCTTACCGTGAACGCATTATGTTGCCTGAAAATGCGGTTGTCACAGTGCGCCTACAAGATATTTCATTAGCGGATGCGCCAGCCAAACTGGTTGCTGAGCAGGTAATGGAAACCGAAGGTAAGCAAATTCCTTTCGCGTTTACGCTAAACTATGACGCAGACACGATCCAACCGGGTCATACTTACGCGGTAAGTGCACGTATTGAGGTGAATGGTAAATTGCGCTTCACTACTGACACGGTTTACCCAGTTATCACTGATGAAGCAAAGACTCAGCATCGTGATTTGATGCTAGTTGGTGTAGGTCGCTAA
- the tesB gene encoding acyl-CoA thioesterase II codes for MSKPLNELLSLLQLEKLEEGLFRGQSENLGLPQVYGGQVIGQALSAARYTVASDRTVHSFHSYFLYPGDPEKPIIYDVENLRDGRSFSTRRVKAIQNGRPIFYLTASYHGEAPGFGHQNTMPNIPGPENFASESQLAEKIAHFLPEKLQKTFCGEKPIEMRPVTVVNPLKPEKTEPKQYLWMKANGELPDNQLIHQYLLGYASDWGFLVTALHPHGVSLLTPKLQVATIDHSIWFHRPFKMDEWLLYVIDSPTASNTRGLVRGEIYNRQGDLVATAVQEGVMRFTD; via the coding sequence ATGAGTAAACCACTAAACGAGCTACTAAGCTTGCTGCAGTTGGAAAAATTAGAAGAGGGATTGTTCCGTGGACAAAGTGAAAACCTCGGGTTACCTCAAGTCTACGGTGGTCAGGTGATTGGACAAGCGTTATCTGCAGCCCGTTACACTGTGGCTTCTGATCGCACGGTTCACTCTTTTCACAGCTACTTCCTCTACCCTGGCGATCCTGAAAAGCCAATTATTTATGATGTAGAAAACTTACGTGATGGGCGCAGCTTTAGCACTCGACGTGTGAAAGCGATTCAAAATGGGCGTCCGATTTTCTATCTTACCGCCTCTTATCATGGTGAAGCGCCTGGGTTTGGGCATCAAAACACCATGCCCAACATCCCTGGTCCGGAAAATTTTGCCTCTGAGTCTCAACTAGCAGAGAAAATTGCACACTTCTTACCAGAAAAGCTGCAAAAAACCTTCTGCGGTGAGAAGCCAATCGAAATGCGTCCGGTCACCGTGGTTAACCCACTCAAACCAGAAAAAACCGAACCTAAGCAATACCTATGGATGAAAGCCAATGGCGAACTGCCTGATAATCAGCTCATTCATCAATACCTACTGGGTTACGCATCTGATTGGGGCTTCCTAGTGACAGCACTGCACCCACACGGTGTTTCTCTACTCACACCAAAACTGCAAGTCGCCACAATTGACCACTCAATCTGGTTCCACCGCCCATTTAAGATGGATGAATGGTTGCTCTACGTGATTGATAGCCCAACCGCAAGCAACACTCGTGGTCTTGTACGCGGCGAAATCTACAATCGTCAGGGTGATCTAGTGGCAACGGCAGTACAAGAAGGTGTGATGCGTTTTACCGATTAA
- a CDS encoding PLP-dependent cysteine synthase family protein gives MLNQREWTNNAVRKIEADYQRSADTHLIKLDLPCVNGIDIYLKDESTHPTGSLKHRLARSLFLYALSNGWVGPKTTIIESSSGSTAVSEAYFARLLGLPFIAVVPKHTARKKIEQIEFYGGKAHFVERSDQIYDESRRLAKELDGHYMDQFTYAERATDWRGNNNIADSIFNQMKLEDHPIPQWIVMSPGTGGTSATIGRFIRFQQYDTKLCVVDPDNSVFFDYYQSGDTSLTSDKGSKIEGIGRPRVEPSFIAGVVDEMRKVPDAASVATAQWLETKLGRKVGASTGTNVFGALQLACEMKRKGETGSIVTLLCDSGERYLDTYYNPAWVAENIGDLEPYRLKLAEFESQARL, from the coding sequence ATGTTAAACCAAAGAGAATGGACAAATAACGCCGTACGAAAAATCGAAGCCGATTATCAGCGCTCAGCGGACACCCATTTGATCAAGCTCGACTTACCATGCGTGAATGGCATTGATATTTATCTAAAAGATGAAAGTACCCACCCGACGGGATCGCTTAAACATCGTTTAGCTCGCTCGCTATTTCTTTATGCTTTGAGTAATGGTTGGGTCGGTCCCAAAACCACCATCATTGAATCTTCTTCTGGTAGTACGGCTGTTTCTGAAGCCTATTTTGCGCGCTTACTCGGCTTACCTTTTATCGCTGTAGTACCAAAACATACCGCCCGCAAAAAAATTGAACAAATTGAGTTCTATGGCGGTAAGGCGCATTTTGTTGAACGTTCGGATCAAATTTACGACGAATCACGCCGATTAGCCAAAGAGCTTGATGGTCACTATATGGACCAATTTACCTATGCAGAGCGAGCGACAGACTGGCGTGGTAACAACAATATTGCTGACTCTATCTTTAACCAAATGAAACTTGAAGACCATCCTATCCCTCAGTGGATCGTCATGAGCCCAGGAACTGGCGGTACATCCGCGACCATCGGTCGCTTTATCCGTTTTCAGCAATACGACACTAAGCTGTGTGTTGTTGATCCAGACAACTCAGTGTTCTTCGATTACTACCAATCGGGTGATACGTCTCTTACATCCGACAAAGGCAGTAAAATAGAAGGCATTGGTCGCCCCCGCGTTGAACCCAGCTTTATTGCAGGCGTGGTTGATGAAATGCGTAAAGTACCTGATGCGGCGTCTGTCGCAACTGCACAATGGCTAGAGACTAAACTCGGTCGTAAAGTAGGTGCATCTACCGGTACGAACGTCTTTGGCGCTCTGCAATTAGCATGCGAAATGAAGCGAAAGGGAGAAACTGGCTCTATTGTGACCCTATTGTGTGATAGCGGCGAACGATACTTAGATACGTACTACAACCCAGCTTGGGTGGCGGAAAACATCGGTGATCTTGAGCCATATCGCCTCAAATTGGCAGAGTTTGAATCGCAAGCTCGTTTGTAA
- a CDS encoding DUF1244 domain-containing protein translates to MAEFKYKNLSQEQQDKLDAAVFRKLLSHLDENKDVQNIDLMILAGFCRNCFSKWYRAEAENQGLELDIDDARERVYGMTYDEWKQNHQPAATPEQLAAFEARQKK, encoded by the coding sequence GTGGCTGAATTCAAATATAAGAATCTATCTCAAGAGCAACAGGACAAACTCGATGCAGCGGTATTTCGCAAACTGTTGTCACACCTTGACGAAAACAAAGATGTTCAGAACATTGATTTAATGATTTTGGCAGGCTTTTGCCGTAACTGTTTCAGTAAGTGGTATAGAGCGGAAGCAGAAAATCAAGGTTTAGAGCTTGATATTGATGATGCACGCGAGCGCGTATATGGCATGACTTATGATGAATGGAAGCAGAATCATCAGCCAGCAGCGACACCTGAGCAGTTGGCTGCATTTGAAGCGCGCCAGAAGAAGTAA
- a CDS encoding Tim44 domain-containing protein: MKRLFSLVALLMVSVAITPVAEAKKFGGGKSFGKSFKTAPAPKQQQQNTNTIGKEQGAKPASSKKGLMGGILGGLLAGGLLAAFFGGAFEGIQFMDILIMGLIAFVIFKLMRGLLASKQGSINHQRQQHAYGGSAPKFEQPNVHNFEQPQNVNQGGFGGFGAQSDVPHNYPPGFDQAAFVNGSREHYRTIQGAWNHNQLDTIEEYVSPSLFADLKEERAKLDGDQHTDVMYVDAEIVRADYDASKAQLSLQFSGRYRDAVEGIEEDITDIWHLERDLTTPNAPWLIVGIQG; the protein is encoded by the coding sequence ATGAAACGACTTTTTTCTCTAGTGGCGTTGTTGATGGTCTCTGTCGCCATCACGCCTGTAGCGGAAGCTAAAAAGTTCGGTGGTGGTAAGTCTTTTGGTAAAAGCTTCAAGACGGCGCCAGCGCCAAAGCAGCAGCAACAGAACACCAATACCATCGGTAAAGAGCAAGGCGCGAAGCCGGCATCAAGCAAAAAAGGCTTGATGGGTGGCATTTTAGGCGGTTTGCTTGCTGGTGGTCTATTAGCGGCATTCTTCGGTGGCGCGTTTGAAGGTATCCAGTTTATGGATATCTTGATCATGGGCTTGATTGCCTTTGTTATCTTCAAGCTAATGCGTGGATTACTTGCGTCTAAGCAGGGTAGCATCAACCATCAGCGTCAGCAGCATGCTTATGGTGGTTCTGCGCCTAAGTTTGAGCAACCAAACGTGCACAACTTTGAGCAACCACAAAACGTAAACCAAGGTGGCTTTGGCGGTTTTGGTGCGCAAAGCGATGTGCCACACAACTACCCACCAGGTTTTGACCAAGCGGCTTTCGTTAATGGCTCTCGTGAGCACTACCGTACAATTCAAGGCGCGTGGAACCATAACCAACTAGACACGATTGAAGAGTACGTGTCACCAAGCTTGTTTGCCGATCTAAAAGAAGAGCGTGCTAAGCTAGACGGTGATCAGCACACTGACGTAATGTACGTTGATGCAGAAATCGTACGTGCAGACTACGATGCAAGCAAAGCTCAACTAAGCTTGCAATTTAGTGGTCGCTACCGTGATGCAGTGGAAGGTATCGAAGAAGACATTACTGATATCTGGCACTTAGAGCGTGATTTAACTACGCCAAATGCACCATGGCTAATTGTTGGTATTCAAGGTTAA
- a CDS encoding TetR/AcrR family transcriptional regulator, which yields MARRNDHTREQLVALTLNAVKQFLNENSHHELSLRKIAQMIGYVPSTLVNVFGNYNLLLLHVVAQTLDELAAEAKAVVSKCSDPSQALYELAYCYHDFAQQHPYRWQLIFEHNMNGEPLPEWQDARINHMTGMLEALLRQQAPTRSENEVLQASRVLWAGVHGITLLSVDDKFFAAEPIDGKELIENLLSNYLKNW from the coding sequence ATGGCTAGAAGAAACGACCATACACGAGAGCAATTGGTCGCATTAACGCTAAACGCAGTGAAACAATTTCTCAATGAGAACTCTCACCACGAACTAAGCTTGCGCAAAATTGCCCAAATGATTGGCTATGTACCAAGCACCTTGGTTAACGTATTCGGTAACTACAACCTGCTACTACTGCACGTTGTCGCGCAGACTTTGGACGAATTGGCTGCTGAGGCAAAAGCCGTCGTATCAAAATGCTCAGATCCATCTCAAGCACTTTATGAGTTAGCTTACTGCTACCATGACTTTGCGCAGCAGCATCCTTATCGTTGGCAACTGATCTTTGAACACAATATGAATGGTGAGCCACTTCCTGAATGGCAAGATGCTCGCATCAATCATATGACCGGTATGCTGGAAGCATTGCTAAGACAGCAAGCACCTACTCGCTCTGAAAACGAAGTATTACAAGCCAGTCGTGTACTTTGGGCGGGTGTCCATGGTATTACCTTGTTAAGTGTTGATGACAAATTCTTTGCTGCTGAGCCTATTGATGGCAAAGAACTCATCGAAAATCTGTTATCTAACTATCTGAAAAATTGGTAA